The following coding sequences are from one Psychrobacter sp. AH5 window:
- a CDS encoding universal stress protein: MSNLKPDSVIACLDCPDHVQAVLDASMWAANRLQAPIGLLHSIPSLQQKAAVNYSGCLNIDDESQLLDQFTNQEHLSNSELKAQGRLLLHQATAYCEQHQHKRKTYTLHRHETLSESIDYVDEKSQLIVIGHQVTCRATLSQLVRLSHCPILVTHAPFLPPTTALFAFDNRATSHRMLDWLCKTPLVRSLTVHIVMVGKNSNENCDALREAYARLKQAGISAKKSLIDSRDVSAALSYYQNEHEIGMLMSGAFGQSRLRELLQGSDTKKLLGSTKTPYLLFPKL; encoded by the coding sequence ATGAGTAACTTAAAACCTGACAGTGTCATTGCTTGTTTGGACTGTCCCGATCATGTGCAAGCGGTATTAGATGCCAGTATGTGGGCTGCCAATCGCTTGCAAGCGCCGATTGGCTTATTGCATTCGATACCTAGCTTGCAGCAAAAAGCGGCGGTAAACTATTCTGGCTGTCTAAATATCGATGATGAAAGTCAGCTGCTAGATCAGTTCACCAATCAAGAGCACTTAAGTAATAGCGAGCTCAAAGCCCAAGGCAGACTGCTATTGCATCAAGCTACCGCCTATTGCGAGCAGCATCAGCATAAGCGTAAAACCTATACTTTACATCGTCACGAAACGCTCAGCGAAAGTATTGATTACGTCGATGAAAAATCGCAATTAATAGTTATCGGGCATCAGGTGACCTGTAGAGCTACTTTGAGTCAATTGGTTAGATTGAGCCACTGCCCTATTTTGGTGACTCATGCCCCATTTTTGCCCCCCACTACCGCACTTTTTGCCTTTGATAACCGAGCCACTAGTCATCGAATGCTCGATTGGCTCTGTAAAACCCCATTAGTGCGCTCTTTGACCGTTCATATTGTCATGGTCGGTAAAAACAGCAATGAGAATTGCGATGCCTTACGCGAAGCTTACGCTCGTCTAAAACAGGCCGGTATCAGTGCCAAAAAGTCTTTAATAGATAGCCGTGATGTTAGCGCCGCCCTCAGCTATTATCAAAACGAGCATGAGATTGGTATGCTTATGAGCGGCGCTTTTGGTCAATCGCGTCTACGTGAGCTGCTACAAGGCAGCGATACTAAAAAACTGCTTGGCAGCACCAAAACCCCTTATCTGCTGTTTCCTAAGTTATAA
- a CDS encoding P-II family nitrogen regulator: MKLITAILKPFKLDDVREALSDIGVKGVTVTEVKGFGRQKGHTELYRGAEYVVDFLPKVKVEVAVIDEMVEPAIEAITRIASTGKIGDGKIFVTNLEQVIRIRTGETGSDAI; the protein is encoded by the coding sequence ATGAAGTTAATCACTGCGATTTTGAAACCCTTCAAACTCGATGATGTACGTGAAGCGCTCTCTGACATCGGTGTCAAAGGCGTTACTGTCACTGAAGTAAAAGGTTTTGGCCGCCAAAAAGGACACACTGAGCTCTATCGCGGTGCTGAGTATGTAGTAGATTTTTTGCCAAAAGTAAAAGTAGAAGTCGCGGTCATCGATGAGATGGTCGAGCCTGCTATCGAAGCTATCACTCGTATCGCTAGCACGGGCAAAATAGGCGACGGTAAGATATTTGTCACCAATTTAGAGCAAGTGATTCGGATTCGTACCGGTGAAACGGGTTCTGATGCCATTTGA
- a CDS encoding ammonium transporter — translation MQSQIFELQYALDTFYFLMCGALVMWMAAGFTMLEAGMVRAKNTVEILTKNIALFATACTMYMICGYAIMYGGEPLLNGISGGETLVADALSASAKNGFDGDSVYSAAADFFFQVVFVATCMSIVSGAVAERMKLWSFLLFAAVMTGFIYPMQGSWTWGGQEVFGLYNLTEIGFSDFAGSGIVHMAGAAAALSGVLLLGARRGKYGSNSEIRAIPGANLPLAALGTLILWMGWFGFNGGSVLKLADIASANSVAIVFVNTNAAAAGGAIGALLLARLIFGKADLTMLLNGALAGLVAITAEPSTPSALQATLFGVAAGIIVVLSILALDKMKIDDPVGAISVHGVAGLFGLLIVPLTNPAASFIAQLVGAVTIFAWVYVASLLIWLVIKVVIGLRISEEEEYQGADIAECGMEAYPEFVR, via the coding sequence ATGCAAAGTCAAATTTTCGAGTTGCAATACGCACTAGATACTTTTTATTTTTTGATGTGTGGGGCATTGGTGATGTGGATGGCCGCCGGCTTCACTATGCTAGAAGCTGGGATGGTACGCGCCAAAAATACCGTCGAGATTTTAACCAAAAACATCGCGCTTTTTGCCACTGCCTGTACCATGTATATGATCTGCGGTTACGCTATTATGTATGGTGGTGAGCCGTTGTTAAATGGTATCTCAGGAGGCGAGACGCTAGTAGCAGATGCCTTGAGCGCATCGGCTAAGAATGGTTTTGATGGTGACTCAGTCTATTCAGCGGCGGCTGACTTCTTCTTTCAAGTGGTATTTGTCGCGACCTGTATGTCCATCGTCTCAGGCGCTGTCGCTGAACGCATGAAGCTTTGGTCTTTTTTATTGTTTGCAGCCGTTATGACTGGCTTTATCTACCCGATGCAAGGTAGTTGGACTTGGGGCGGTCAAGAGGTCTTTGGTTTATATAATCTAACCGAGATAGGTTTCTCTGACTTTGCCGGTTCCGGTATCGTGCATATGGCCGGTGCGGCGGCAGCCCTGTCAGGGGTGTTATTGTTAGGAGCGCGCCGCGGTAAGTACGGCTCTAACAGCGAGATACGCGCTATTCCTGGAGCGAATTTACCTTTAGCGGCACTGGGTACTTTGATTTTATGGATGGGTTGGTTCGGTTTTAATGGCGGCTCAGTACTTAAGCTAGCAGATATCGCGAGCGCCAATAGCGTAGCTATAGTGTTTGTAAATACTAATGCCGCTGCCGCGGGTGGTGCTATCGGTGCTTTATTACTAGCGCGACTGATCTTTGGTAAAGCCGATCTTACCATGCTGCTAAATGGTGCATTGGCAGGGCTAGTTGCTATCACTGCAGAGCCTTCTACCCCTTCTGCCTTGCAAGCGACTTTATTTGGGGTGGCTGCAGGTATCATTGTAGTGCTATCTATTTTGGCTCTAGATAAAATGAAAATCGATGATCCTGTTGGCGCTATTTCGGTGCATGGAGTAGCAGGTTTATTTGGCTTATTAATCGTACCGCTTACCAATCCAGCAGCGAGCTTTATAGCTCAGCTCGTTGGCGCAGTCACTATCTTTGCTTGGGTCTATGTGGCAAGCTTACTGATTTGGCTGGTGATAAAAGTCGTTATCGGTCTACGAATCTCTGAGGAAGAAGAATACCAAGGCGCAGACATAGCCGAGTGTGGTATGGAAGCTTATCCTGAGTTTGTCAGATAG
- a CDS encoding DUF2147 domain-containing protein produces MKLFTKTALAVAGISMATMAFAADPLHNTTWQTFDEGKPKGTVKITESNGVLTGKLIDTVSAKGKKHVGMTIISGLKADGGGKYSGGTITDPEKGKDYRMTASLNGNTLNLKGYIGPFSRSQQWKKK; encoded by the coding sequence ATGAAACTATTTACAAAAACCGCTTTAGCAGTAGCTGGTATTAGCATGGCAACGATGGCATTCGCCGCTGATCCATTGCACAATACGACTTGGCAGACTTTTGATGAAGGTAAGCCAAAAGGTACGGTCAAAATCACAGAGTCTAACGGTGTATTGACTGGTAAGCTTATTGATACAGTTTCAGCCAAGGGTAAAAAGCATGTTGGCATGACGATTATCTCTGGCCTAAAAGCTGATGGCGGTGGTAAATACAGTGGTGGTACTATTACTGATCCTGAGAAAGGTAAAGACTACCGCATGACCGCAAGTTTAAACGGTAATACCTTAAATCTAAAAGGTTATATTGGTCCATTCTCGCGTAGCCAGCAGTGGAAAAAGAAATAA
- a CDS encoding DNA/RNA non-specific endonuclease, which yields MSFIIINIRADSSPKNNIKARVMAAPKLLLIALAMLWVLTIAPAYADDLTQCSQSFYGGVYPKFTNDKLSANTQPLCMDGFAVMYSGVSRTPLWSAEYLTRTRLNQAKDIDREDSFHEESRLPESARASLADYSGSGYDRGHLAPNADMATRSQQYDSFSLANIAPQSPRNNRYIWRNIESATRYLTQQYGEVYTITGVAFTNKQTKRLNRRVLVPSHFFKAVYIPAINQAGVYYAPNDESERIEVISLDELTEQIGVDVLPVLDNAVKAQALALPLKAGESIEAPTSANEEPVWLIFVWALVDWLMGQLQA from the coding sequence ATGAGCTTTATAATAATTAATATCAGGGCAGATAGCAGTCCAAAAAATAATATAAAAGCTAGAGTAATGGCGGCTCCTAAGCTATTACTGATAGCGTTAGCCATGCTGTGGGTATTGACTATAGCTCCAGCTTACGCTGATGATTTGACTCAATGTAGTCAGTCTTTTTATGGTGGTGTCTATCCTAAATTTACCAATGACAAGCTCAGCGCTAACACGCAGCCCCTTTGTATGGATGGTTTTGCGGTTATGTATTCAGGCGTATCGCGTACCCCGCTATGGTCCGCTGAGTATCTGACTCGTACTCGCCTAAATCAAGCCAAAGACATCGATCGCGAGGACAGCTTTCATGAAGAGAGCCGCTTGCCAGAGTCGGCTCGTGCTTCGTTAGCGGATTATTCAGGCTCTGGTTATGACCGCGGTCATTTAGCGCCCAATGCCGATATGGCAACGCGCTCTCAGCAGTACGATAGCTTTAGTCTGGCTAATATTGCCCCGCAGTCGCCGCGAAATAATCGCTATATTTGGCGAAATATTGAGTCCGCTACCCGCTATTTAACTCAGCAGTATGGCGAGGTTTATACCATTACTGGCGTGGCTTTTACCAATAAGCAGACCAAGCGTCTCAATAGGCGAGTGTTAGTACCGAGTCACTTTTTTAAGGCGGTTTATATTCCCGCTATCAATCAAGCTGGCGTCTATTATGCGCCTAATGATGAGTCGGAGCGTATTGAGGTCATTAGCCTTGATGAGCTTACTGAGCAAATAGGGGTGGATGTATTACCAGTGTTAGATAACGCGGTAAAAGCGCAAGCCTTGGCGCTACCCCTTAAAGCTGGCGAGTCGATAGAGGCTCCTACTAGTGCTAATGAGGAGCCAGTATGGTTGATATTCGTCTGGGCTTTAGTCGATTGGCTAATGGGTCAGCTACAAGCTTAA
- a CDS encoding sterol desaturase family protein, with the protein MDVFSYWQGFYNDPWFWQFPMATLAISMAAFLTVAMPWTIVAWQDPIALRKYKIQQKPFEMKKFLLPSIGRILINNIILAALLVLVWPVLKLTGVHNGALPAWYIILAQLVFFVLLDDFLYYWMHRYMHENKWLLRNIHSVHHRIHNTCGINGNYMHWVEYSLTAALTLVGPILLGAHIYVVYLWVILRQIEGADGHIGYDIPWNPVHLLPVYEGPVYHDFHHAKFKGNYAGFLPYLDRYLGKTHIPAYLNYLKEKKKGLTPLEIEEGTKLAKVQAQALKKQTRSS; encoded by the coding sequence ATGGATGTGTTCTCGTATTGGCAAGGGTTCTACAACGATCCTTGGTTTTGGCAATTTCCAATGGCGACGCTCGCTATCAGCATGGCGGCGTTCCTAACGGTAGCGATGCCGTGGACGATTGTCGCTTGGCAAGATCCTATCGCGCTACGCAAGTATAAAATCCAACAAAAACCGTTTGAGATGAAAAAATTCTTACTGCCCTCTATTGGTCGTATCCTTATTAATAATATTATCTTAGCGGCGTTGTTAGTGCTGGTTTGGCCAGTATTAAAATTAACTGGTGTACATAATGGCGCGCTACCAGCTTGGTATATTATTCTTGCGCAATTGGTATTTTTTGTGCTGCTCGATGATTTTTTGTACTACTGGATGCATCGCTATATGCATGAAAATAAGTGGCTGCTGAGAAATATTCATAGCGTCCATCACCGTATTCACAATACTTGCGGTATCAATGGCAACTATATGCATTGGGTGGAGTATTCACTGACCGCAGCACTGACCTTAGTCGGGCCTATTCTACTCGGCGCACATATTTATGTGGTCTATCTATGGGTAATATTACGGCAAATAGAAGGGGCTGATGGTCATATTGGCTATGATATTCCGTGGAATCCTGTGCATCTATTGCCCGTCTATGAAGGGCCTGTCTATCACGACTTTCATCATGCCAAATTTAAGGGTAACTATGCCGGGTTTTTACCGTATTTAGATAGATATTTAGGCAAGACGCATATCCCCGCTTATCTGAATTACCTTAAAGAGAAGAAGAAGGGCTTGACGCCGCTTGAGATTGAGGAGGGCACGAAGTTAGCAAAAGTACAAGCTCAGGCGCTTAAGAAGCAGACGCGGAGTAGCTAG
- a CDS encoding YdcF family protein: MIRILLIISGVIIILDCLALMALGKINFGTVVPLMIGIIFVVHGVYWLRIRQFIERNRLLKRLWYGLWVLFVLWLISFGIFIGSLQQQIELSKQPVAQVAAIMILGSGTKDGRPTPTLAERLDRAVPIIKAQPQALVITTGGIGFGRTQSEAEVMANYLHKVHNIAFARVLQEGKSTSTEENMSYSQALLAQHQVSLDEPIAIVTSDFHTIRAVAIARHQGYEQPIAVASTTPLSIRYNSWFREYFAFVSGWLLGEY; this comes from the coding sequence ATGATACGCATTCTTTTGATCATTAGTGGTGTCATCATTATCCTCGATTGCTTAGCGTTAATGGCGCTAGGCAAGATTAACTTTGGCACAGTCGTGCCTTTGATGATTGGCATTATCTTTGTCGTACACGGCGTATACTGGCTGCGCATTCGCCAGTTTATTGAGCGTAATCGGCTATTGAAACGACTATGGTATGGCTTATGGGTTTTGTTTGTCTTATGGCTGATAAGCTTTGGCATCTTTATCGGGAGCTTGCAGCAGCAGATTGAGCTAAGCAAACAGCCGGTAGCGCAGGTTGCCGCAATTATGATACTAGGCTCAGGGACTAAAGATGGCAGGCCAACACCGACACTAGCTGAGCGTTTGGATAGAGCGGTGCCTATTATCAAGGCTCAGCCACAAGCATTAGTAATCACTACAGGCGGTATTGGTTTTGGTCGCACACAAAGTGAGGCTGAGGTAATGGCGAACTATCTACATAAGGTACATAACATAGCTTTCGCTAGAGTCTTGCAAGAAGGCAAAAGTACTAGTACTGAGGAGAATATGAGCTATAGTCAGGCGCTACTAGCGCAGCATCAAGTCTCTTTAGACGAACCTATCGCTATTGTCACCAGTGATTTTCATACAATACGAGCGGTAGCTATCGCTCGTCATCAAGGCTATGAGCAGCCTATAGCCGTCGCTAGCACTACGCCATTATCTATACGTTATAACTCATGGTTTCGTGAGTACTTTGCGTTTGTCAGCGGCTGGTTATTGGGCGAGTACTAA